Proteins encoded within one genomic window of Sphingobacterium sp. lm-10:
- a CDS encoding TerC family protein, whose translation MSHELLFFGGFILFIILMLAIDLGLFAKDNKPISLQSATIMSLVWITFALGFGLILYFWGHELHSITDFASLKEVINRHSHNIEVIENNFDQSIALYNRNLSLEYLTGYVVEYALSVDNIFVMVLLFSSFGIPEKYYHKILVWGIIGAILLRCIFIFIGAALIAKFGWILYLFGAFLVYTGIMMYIKRNEEEEVDPKSHPVVKFASKYFKVTHETESGNFFDIKNGVRYMTPLFLVLLVIEFTDLIFAVDSIPAIFSVTQDPYIVFFSNIFAVLGLRSMFFLLVNIIHKFHYLKVGLAFLLVFIGVKMLLHDWLHSWGFETIHSLIVIIGILAVSIIASLVFPKKVEGNPMSRP comes from the coding sequence ATGAGCCACGAATTGCTATTTTTTGGAGGATTTATACTTTTTATTATCCTCATGTTAGCCATAGATCTAGGTTTATTCGCGAAGGACAACAAACCGATCAGCCTGCAATCTGCTACCATCATGAGTTTGGTATGGATCACATTCGCTTTGGGTTTTGGCCTCATTCTCTATTTCTGGGGGCACGAGCTACATAGTATTACTGACTTTGCTTCGCTAAAAGAGGTCATTAATCGACACTCGCATAATATCGAAGTGATCGAGAATAACTTCGATCAGAGTATTGCATTATACAATCGCAACCTGAGTTTAGAGTACTTAACAGGCTATGTGGTGGAGTATGCACTTTCCGTAGATAATATCTTCGTGATGGTGCTCTTATTTTCTTCTTTCGGCATTCCGGAAAAATATTACCACAAGATCTTAGTTTGGGGTATTATCGGCGCTATTCTTTTACGCTGTATATTTATTTTTATTGGCGCAGCACTTATTGCCAAATTTGGATGGATACTATACCTCTTTGGTGCATTCTTGGTTTACACAGGAATCATGATGTACATCAAGCGGAACGAAGAGGAAGAAGTGGATCCTAAAAGCCATCCGGTGGTGAAATTCGCTTCCAAATACTTTAAAGTCACTCACGAAACGGAAAGCGGCAATTTCTTCGACATCAAAAATGGGGTACGGTATATGACTCCATTGTTCTTAGTATTGCTTGTAATCGAATTTACGGATTTGATCTTTGCTGTAGACTCCATTCCTGCGATTTTTTCGGTAACGCAAGATCCGTACATCGTGTTCTTTTCGAACATATTCGCTGTATTAGGATTACGTTCTATGTTTTTCCTGTTGGTCAATATCATTCACAAGTTTCATTACCTCAAAGTGGGATTGGCTTTCCTATTGGTTTTTATCGGTGTAAAGATGTTGCTACACGACTGGCTGCATAGTTGGGGATTCGAAACGATTCATTCCTTAATCGTCATTATAGGTATTCTAGCTGTCAGCATTATAGCTTCATTAGTATTTCCGAAAAAAGTCGAAGGCAATCCGATGAGCAGGCCATAA
- a CDS encoding Fic family protein, whose product MAFHFFRANDAIKIHDKIIEISGGRAGIKDYGNIDSPLVHIQNDDYYPTFEKKLTHLIFAFNKFHAFNDGNKRTSIAMGAFFLEVNGLDVIVNKFIIEMENIAVAIADNAIGKDLLSEIVSSLLNEEDYNEQLKLKIVNALKLMGPDNKHVNLGEYFSDDIY is encoded by the coding sequence ATGGCATTCCATTTTTTCAGAGCTAATGATGCTATAAAAATTCATGACAAAATCATCGAGATATCGGGAGGCAGAGCTGGAATTAAAGATTATGGAAATATTGACAGCCCTTTAGTTCACATTCAAAATGACGATTATTATCCAACTTTTGAGAAGAAACTAACACATCTAATTTTTGCATTTAATAAGTTTCACGCTTTTAATGATGGAAATAAAAGGACGTCGATCGCCATGGGAGCTTTCTTTCTTGAAGTAAATGGGTTAGACGTTATCGTAAATAAGTTCATTATTGAAATGGAGAATATTGCTGTAGCCATAGCTGACAACGCTATTGGAAAGGATCTGCTTTCAGAAATAGTCTCCTCTTTATTAAATGAGGAAGACTACAATGAACAACTAAAACTGAAAATAGTTAATGCACTTAAACTCATGGGGCCTGATAATAAACACGTCAATTTAGGAGAATATTTTTCTGATGACATCTATTAA
- a CDS encoding polyprenyl synthetase family protein produces the protein MLTLDVIQEPISEHLKRFEKTFKASMQSSVPLLDRVTQYILKRKGKQMRPMFVFLSAGLTGSITESTYRGASLVELLHTASLVHDDVVDNAYERRGFFSVNALWKNKVAVLVGDFLLSKGMSLSVKHDELNLLKIMSDAVEEMSEGELLQIEKARKLDIKEPIYFEIIRKKTASLIASCCACGASSTDASEETIKRLHLFGEKVGIAFQIKDDLFDFGIDDVGKPVGNDVREKKMTLPLILALQGADQKEKRRIINLVKNHNEDREKIAEVVQFVRSSNGLEMATERMLQYQQEAFDILAEFPDSVYKTGLEQLVRYTTERNK, from the coding sequence ATGCTTACACTTGACGTAATACAAGAACCCATTTCTGAACATCTCAAACGCTTCGAAAAAACATTCAAAGCATCCATGCAAAGTTCGGTACCATTGTTGGATCGGGTTACACAATATATCCTGAAAAGGAAAGGAAAACAAATGCGGCCTATGTTCGTTTTTCTATCTGCAGGACTCACAGGTAGTATTACAGAATCGACTTACAGAGGAGCATCTTTGGTAGAACTATTGCATACCGCTTCTCTGGTACACGATGATGTCGTTGACAACGCCTATGAACGCAGAGGATTTTTTTCTGTGAATGCACTTTGGAAAAACAAGGTTGCCGTATTGGTCGGCGACTTTTTACTATCTAAAGGAATGTCCCTGTCGGTTAAGCATGATGAGCTCAATTTGCTCAAGATTATGTCTGATGCCGTAGAGGAGATGAGTGAAGGTGAGTTACTCCAAATCGAGAAAGCGCGCAAACTGGACATTAAAGAGCCGATTTACTTTGAAATTATTCGAAAAAAGACGGCCTCTCTGATTGCATCCTGTTGTGCCTGCGGAGCATCTTCTACAGACGCTTCTGAAGAGACCATCAAAAGATTGCATTTGTTTGGTGAGAAGGTTGGCATTGCCTTTCAGATAAAAGATGATCTTTTTGATTTTGGAATAGACGATGTGGGTAAGCCGGTCGGCAATGATGTGCGAGAGAAGAAAATGACGCTTCCGCTGATCTTAGCTTTACAGGGTGCAGATCAGAAAGAAAAACGCCGCATCATTAACTTAGTAAAAAACCACAATGAAGACCGTGAGAAGATTGCGGAGGTGGTCCAATTTGTGCGGAGCAGTAACGGGTTGGAGATGGCTACCGAGCGTATGCTACAGTATCAACAAGAAGCGTTTGATATTTTGGCAGAATTTCCAGATAGCGTCTACAAAACGGGGCTGGAGCAATTAGTGCGATACACGACAGAACGTAACAAATAA
- a CDS encoding C1 family peptidase: MNVNKSIVLSLGLFIGTLGVQAQDNLINSIKGNASENSKAGFQFTEVINLENTPIRDQGSTGTCWSYSGNSFLESEMLRMGKPPVEISQIYTARQTYIEKAKNYVRLHGDQAQGEGGQVHDVLTIFKKYGAVPQEVYSGLQEGQTRNNFGDMTPILHNMAENVAKSKKPSPNWIEAYTGILDAYLGKVPENFNYQGKNYTPRTFADQVIGIKPADYVAISSFEAYPYYESFVLLIPDNWSFESFHNVQINDMTDIIDHALSKGYTIAWATDVSEKSFSWRNGVAYVPEKAVEKMTTAEQADMFNGPKTEPTITPAQRQAAFDDYSTTDDHGMHIVGSVKDQNGKEYYTVKNSWGESNDYKGYMYVTKEFVRYKTISLLLHKDGLAKDMKKKLSI; the protein is encoded by the coding sequence ATGAACGTAAACAAATCGATTGTTCTGTCGCTAGGCCTATTTATAGGCACATTAGGCGTTCAGGCACAAGACAATCTGATCAATTCCATTAAAGGCAATGCCAGTGAGAATAGCAAAGCTGGATTTCAATTTACTGAGGTCATCAACCTGGAAAATACGCCGATCAGAGATCAAGGATCAACAGGCACCTGCTGGTCTTACTCTGGAAATTCATTTTTGGAATCCGAGATGCTCCGTATGGGCAAGCCTCCAGTTGAGATCTCCCAGATTTATACTGCTCGCCAAACCTATATAGAAAAAGCAAAGAATTACGTCCGCCTGCACGGCGATCAAGCGCAGGGTGAAGGTGGTCAGGTACACGATGTGTTGACCATTTTCAAAAAGTACGGCGCCGTTCCTCAGGAAGTGTATAGCGGATTACAAGAAGGCCAGACACGCAACAATTTCGGCGATATGACTCCGATCCTGCACAACATGGCCGAGAATGTCGCAAAATCTAAAAAGCCAAGTCCCAACTGGATAGAAGCGTATACCGGCATCTTGGATGCTTATTTAGGAAAAGTACCAGAAAACTTCAACTATCAGGGTAAAAACTATACTCCACGGACTTTCGCTGATCAGGTCATCGGCATCAAACCTGCAGATTACGTAGCGATATCTTCCTTCGAAGCCTATCCTTATTATGAGTCTTTCGTGTTGCTTATTCCAGACAACTGGTCTTTCGAGAGTTTTCATAATGTTCAGATCAACGATATGACGGATATCATCGATCACGCGTTAAGCAAAGGTTATACGATTGCGTGGGCGACCGATGTGTCGGAGAAAAGCTTTAGCTGGCGCAATGGTGTGGCTTACGTTCCAGAAAAAGCGGTGGAAAAAATGACAACGGCGGAGCAGGCAGATATGTTTAACGGTCCAAAGACAGAGCCTACCATCACACCAGCACAACGTCAGGCCGCATTCGACGACTACTCTACCACAGACGATCACGGTATGCACATCGTTGGCTCGGTGAAAGATCAAAATGGCAAGGAATACTACACCGTGAAAAACTCTTGGGGCGAGTCTAACGACTACAAAGGTTATATGTACGTTACTAAAGAGTTTGTACGTTATAAAACCATTTCTTTATTGTTGCACAAAGATGGATTAGCGAAGGATATGAAGAAAAAGCTCAGCATCTAA